The following proteins are encoded in a genomic region of Rhinolophus ferrumequinum isolate MPI-CBG mRhiFer1 chromosome 17, mRhiFer1_v1.p, whole genome shotgun sequence:
- the NBEAL2 gene encoding neurobeachin-like protein 2 isoform X7, with protein sequence MEPALGPGVQKDLGYLQQWLKAFVGAFEKSISLSSLEPRRPEEAGAEVPLLPLDALHVLAKQLDEGDLEQGLLLLKLFIVLCRNLENVEAGRGHVLVPRVLALLTRLVAELKGHPPQQEGRGPHLEDVALHALLLCEGLFDPYQTWRRQLGGEVISAKEKSKYKFPPAALPCEFSTFFRESLQDADRLPPTLLLRLIHLFGAVLAGGKENGQTAVSAGSVQGLLGVVQGWGRGPAQDPRLVPLALEALVGTVHVLHASHTPPRGPELRALLEGYFRVLNADWPAGPSPGPEEALVTLRVSMLDAIPMMLACEDRPVLQATFLSNNCFEHLTRLIQNSKVLDQDTDAIAVHVVRVLTCIMSGSPSAKEVFKERIGYYQLHEILQNHGPPTHRLLQELLNMAVEGDHSICPPPPIRNEQPVLVLMRWLPALPTAELRLFLAQRLWWLCDSCPASRATCVQAGLVDCLLETLSMGEALGARCQEQLLALLQALGRVSLRPLELRRLLRPPPGLDSGSGGAEAGNARHAGAIIRALSGMARHQGPARALRYFDLTPSMAGIMVPSVQRWPGTGFTFHAWLCLHPTAAGPALAPSRPLQRKQLYSFFSSSGSGFEAFFTAAGTLVVAVCTRKDYLTMSLPEVSFADSAWHCVAIVHVPGRLLFSQNLVSVYKDGHLIKTAPLRCPSLSEPFSSCCIGSAGHRTTTTTTGPPAPPAPAALAHAHPSLIRSQSVPATTGLGWGSGLVAPLQEGSISSTLAGTQDTRWGSPTSLEGELGAVAIFHEALQEASLQVLYTLGPNETAPFKPEGELHELGTKLLLHYSPQACKNNICLDLSPGHGLDGRLTGYRVETWDVKDVVNCVGGMGTLLPLLERVATQPQEAEAGPAETYDLVGPELTSGHNTQGLLLPLGKSSEERMERNAVAAFLLMLRNFLQGHAVNQESLVQCQGPAIIGALLRKVPSWAMDMNVLMSAQLLMEQLAAEGSGPLLYLLYQHLLFNFHLWTFSDFAVRLGHIQYMSSIVREHRQKLRKKYGVQFILDALRTHYSPQRERPLAADDLRTVQTSLLGLAREFLVRSSPTDDMQVLLSFLAAAGDDGQVAGALDLLLALLQGSPAQESLAVFLLEPGNLEVLLALLVRPKSLPLVSDRVCKILCRLRQNERLPERSRQRLRLRECGLQGLVACLPEGAVSLQLCQGLYKLFLGTDYLNLSDLMAVVQLSLQADLSVRLDICRQLFHLIYGQPDIVRLMARQAGWQDVLTRLYVLEAVTASSPLPFSAELPASPEPALPNPPTESPEPSDVFLPSDAPSPDPDAFYQALSPFCAPFDLGLERASVGSGNTAGGGSSSGTLTPASQPGTPSPLDGPRPFPAAHGRLSSSLSNVLEDGSLPEPTISGDDTSNTSNPQQTPEEELCNLLTNVLFLVTWRGVEGSDEAAWRERGQVFSVLTQLGASATLVRPPDCIKRSLLEMMLESALSDIKEAPAGVLAGFTQQVLWLLRLLQDFLCSEGHGNQELWSEKLFEGVCSLLDRLGAWPHLANGTADLREMAQIGLHLVLGYILLEDPQLHAQAYVRLHALLQTAVPMRREEACYVLSKLEAALARVLNTTPYKTATEDQEPPTAAATVERCSWLVPLVRTLLDRAYGPLGLQWGLPSLPPTNGSPTFFEDFQAFCATPEWRHFIDKQVQPTMSQFEMDTYAKSHDLMSGFWNSCYDTLMSSGQRRQKERAQSRQAFQELVLEPVQRRARLEGQRYAAALKQQTTQHSTVLLHWGALWRQLSSPCGPWALRDPPTPRWKMSSVETYSRMRLKLVPNHHFNSHLEASALRDNLGEAPLTPTEEASLPLAVTKEAKVSTLHEELQEDQLGEDELASLETLMEAAELDEQHEKLVLSAECQLVTVVAVVPGLLELTTQHIYFYDCSTERVETEEGIGHDFRRPLAQLREVHLRRFNLRRSALELFFIDQANYFLNFPCKVGGTAASSPCQAPRPQPCPIPPHTQVRNQVYKWLLRLRPPTQGYLSSRSPQEMLRASGLTQKWVQREISNFEYLMQLNTIAGRTYNDLSQYPVFPWVLQDYVSPTLDLSNPAVFRDLSKPIGVVNPKHAQLVREKYESFEDPAGTIDKFHYGTHYSNAAGVMHYLIRMEPFTSLHVQLQSGRFDCSDRQFHSVAAAWQARLESLADVKELIPEFFYFPDFLENQNGFDLGCLQLTNEKVGDVVLPPWARSPEDFIQQHRQALESEYVSAHLHEWIDLIFGYKQRGPAAEEALNVFYYCTYEGAVDLDHVADERERKALEGIISNFGQTPCQLLKEPHPARLSAEEAAQRLARLDTNSPSIFQHLDQLKAFFAEVISDGVPLVLALVPHRQLHSFMTQDLLVTVSANGLLGTHGWLPYDRNISNYFRFIKDSTKMQRLLSGPWVPGSGVSGQALAVDPDGKLLFSGGHWDGSLRVTALPRGKLMSQLSRHLDIVTCLALDTCGIYLISGSRDTTCMVWRLLQQGGLSVGLASKPVQVLYGHEAAVSCVAISTELDMAVSGSEDGTVIIHTVRRGQFVAALRPPGVMLPGPVSHLALGSEGQIVVQSSTRERLGAQVTYALHLYSVNGKLRASLPLVEQPTALAVTEGFVLLGTAQCALHILHLNNLLPAAPPLPMKVPIRSVAVTKEHSHVLVGLEDGKLIVVGAGQPSEVRSSQFARKLWRSSRRISQVSSGETEYKPAEAR encoded by the exons ATGGAACCAGCTCTGGGGCCTGGGGTCCAG AAGGACCTGGGTTACCTGCAGCAGTGGCTGAAAGCCTTTGTAGGTGCCTTCGAGAAAAGCATCTCACTGTCTTCTCTGGAGCCACGCAG GCCAGAGGAAGCAGGTGCAGAGGTGCCCCTGCTACCGCTGGACGCGCTGCATGTGTTGGCCAAGCAGCTGGACGAGGGGGACCTGGAGCAAGGCCTGCTCCTGCTCAAGCTCTTCATCGTCCTCTGCAG GAACCTGGAGAATGTGGAGGCAGGCCGGGGCCACGTGCTGGTGCCTCGGGTGCTGGCACTGCTGACCCGGTTGGTGGCCGAG CTGAAAGGACACCCACCACAGCAGGAGGGCCGGGGGCCCCACCTGGAGGACGTGGCCCTGCACGCCCTCCTCTTATGCGAGGGCCTCTTTGACCCCTACCAGACCTGGAGGCGCCAGCTCGGCGG ggaagTCATCAGTGCCAAGGAGAAGAGCAAATACAAGTTCCCTCCTGCCGCTTTGCCCTGTGAATTCAGCACCTTCTTCCGAG aGAGCCTGCAGGATGCAGACCGCTTGCCTCCCACGCTGCTGCTGCGTCTCATCCACCTCTTTGGTGCTGTCCTTGCAGGAGGGAAG GAGAACGGGCAGACGGCTGTGAGTGCTGGCTCCGTGCAGGGCTTGCTGGGTGTGGTGCAGGGCTGGGGCCGTGGGCCAGCTCAAGACCCCCGCCTAGTGCCGCTGGCGCTAGAGGCCCTGGTGGGCACAGTACATGTCCTGCATGCCAGCCACACACCCCCCCGAGGTCCAGAGCTCCGCGCCCTGCTTGAGGGTTACTTCCGCGTCCTTAATGCCGACTGGCCAGCTGGGCCGAGCCCAGGCCCCGAAGAGGCCCTCGTCACCCTACGAGTCAGCATGCTCG ATGCCATCCCCATGATGCTGGCATGCGAGGACCGGCCAGTGCTGCAGGCCACCTTCCTCAGCAACAATTGCTTTGAACACCTTACTCGCCTCATCCAGAACAGCAAG gtACTGGACCAGGACACAGATGCCATTGCCGTCCACGTCGTCAGAGTGTTGACCTGCATCATGAGTGGCTCCCCTTCGGCCAAG GAGGTGTTTAAAGAGCGCATCGGCTACTATCAGCTGCATGAGATTCTGCAGAACCACGGTCCCCCCACACATCGGCTGTTGCAAGAGCTGCTCAACATG GCCGTGGAGGGTGACCACAGCATATGTCCGCCACCACCAATCCGCAACGAGCAGCCGGTGCTGGTGCTGATGCGGTGGCTGCCGGCACTGCCCACGGCTGAGCTACGGCTCTTCCTAGCACAACGCCTCTGGTGGCTCTGTGACAGCTGCCCTGCCAGCCGTGCCACGTGTGTGCAGGCTGGTCTTGTAGACTGCCTGTTGGAGACGCTTAGCATGGGGGAAGCCCTGGGGGCCCGCTGCCAGGAGCAGCTGTTGGCGCTGCTGCAAGCATTGGGCCGTGTATCACTAAGGCCTTTGGAGCTTCGTCGCCTGCTTCGCCCCCCACCAGGGCTGGACTCTGGGTCGGGGGGAGCTGAGGCTGGGAATGCCCGACACGCTGGTGCCATCATTCGGGCGTTATCAGGCATGGCTCGGCACCAGGGCCCTGCACGAGCCCTACGCTACTTTGACCTCACGCCCAGTATGGCGGGTATTATGGTACCCTCTGTGCAGCGATGGCCAGGAACTGGCTTCACTTTCCATGCCTGGCTCTGTCTGCACCCCACGGCTGCAGGGCCTGCCCTGGCTCCCTCCCGGCCACTCCAGCGGAAGCAGCTATACAG CTTCTTCTCCAGCAGTGGCTCAGGGTTTGAGGCCTTCTTCACGGCGGCTGGGACGCTGGTGGTGGCAGTGTGCACCCGGAAGGATTACTTGACCATGAGCTTGCCTGAAGTGTCCTTTGCTGACTCTGCCTGG CACTGTGTAGCCATCGTCCATGTGCCCGGACGTCTGCTTTTCAGCCAGAACCTGGTCTCTGTCTACAAAGATGGTCATCTGATCAAGACAGCACCCCTTCGCTGCCCATCCCTCAGTGAG CCTTTCTCCTCCTGCTGTATCGGCTCTGCTGGGCACCGCACGACGACCACCACCACGGGGCCGCCTGCGCCACCAGCCCCCGCTGCCCTGGCTCACGCTCACCCCTCCCTCATCCGCTCCCAATCAGTTCCAGCCAccacagggctgggctgggggtccGGGCTGGTGGCCCCCCTACAGGAGGGCAGCATCAGCTCCACCCTTGCAGGCACACAGGACACTCGGTGGGGTAGCCCCACATCCCTAGAGGGTGAGCTGGGGGCCGTGGCCATCTTCCATGAAGCCCTGCAAGAGGCGTCCTTGCAGGTCCTGTACACCTTGG GGCCCAATGAGACAGCGCCCTTCAAGCCTGAGGGTGAACTGCATGAGCTTGGCACCAAGCTGCTCCTCCATTACTCACCTCAG GCCTGTAAGAACAACATCTGCCTGGACCTGTCCCCTGGCCACGGGCTGGATGGCCGCCTGACGGGCTATAGGGTGGAGACCTGGGACGTGaag GATGTGGTGAATTGTGTGGGAGGCATGGGTACCCTGCTGCCCCTGCTGGAGCGAGTGGCTACACAGCCCCAAGAGGCCGAGGCAGGTCCAGCAGAAACATACGACCTTGTGGGACCTGAACTGACCTCTGGCCACAACACCCAGGGCCTGCTTCTCCCGCTGGGTAAGTCCTCAG AGGAGCGAATGGAGAGGAACGCAGTGGCTGCCTTTCTGCTGATGCTGCGGAACTTCCTGCAGGGCCACGCTGTGAACCAGGAGAGCCTGGTGCAGTGCCAGGGGCCTGCCATCATCGGGGCTCTCCTGCGCAAG GTCCCCAGCTGGGCCATGGACATGAATGTGCTCATGTCTGCCCAGCTGCTGATGGAGCAGTTGGCAGCTGAGGGCAGTGGGCCCCTCCTGTATCTGCTCTACCAGCATTTGCTCTTCAACTTTCATCTCTGGACCTTCAGCGACTTTGCTGTGCGCCTTG GCCACATCCAGTACATGTCCAGCATAGTCCGTGAGCACAGACAGAAGCTACGGAAGAAGTATGGGGTCCAGTTCATCCTTGATGCCCTGCGCACCCACTACAG CCCACAGCGGGAGCGCCCCCTAGCGGCTGACGACCTGCGCACGGTGCAGACTTCACTCCTGGGCCTGGCTCGGGAGTTCCTGGTGCGGAGCTCCCCTACTGATGACATGCAGGTCCTGCTGAGCTTTCTGGCAGCCGCGGGTGACGATGGCCAG GTGGCGGGCGCCCTGGACCTGCTGCTGGCACTGCTACAGGGCTCACCAGCACAGGAGTCTCTGGCTGTTTTCCTCCTGGAGCCGGGGAACCTGGAGGTGCTGCTGGCACTGCTGGTGCGGCCAAAGTCACTGCCCCTGGTGTCCGACCGAGTCTGCAAG ATCCTGTGCAGACTACGGCAGAATGAGCGCTTACCTGAGCGGAGCCGCCAGCGGCTCCGGCTGCGAGAGTGTGGTCTCCAGGGTCTCGTCGCCTGCCTGCCAGAGGGGGCAGTTTCCCTCCAGCTCTGTCAGGGCCTCTACAAGCTGTTCCTGGGGACAG ATTACCTGAACCTCTCAGACCTGATGGCTGTGGTGCAGCTGTCCCTGCAGGCCGATCTCAGTGTCCGCCTGGACATCTGTCGCCAG CTCTTCCATCTCATCTATGGACAGCCTGACATAGTGCGGCTGATGGCCCGACAGGCCGGCTGGCAGGATGTGCTGACCCGGCTGTATGTGCTAGAGGCTGTGACGGCCAGCAGTCCTCTGCCGTTTTCCGCAGAGCTGCCCGCCTCCCCAGAACCAGCCTTACCCAATCCACCCACTGAGTCACCTGAACCTTCGGACGTCTTCCTGCCCTCAGATGCCCCCAGCCCCGACCCTGATGCCTTTTACCAAGCTCTCTCCCCGTTCTGTGCACCCTTTGACCTGGGCCTGGAACGGGCCAGCGTGGGTTCAGGCAACACTgctggtggtggcagcagcagtgggACTCTTACTCCGGCTAGCCAGCCTGGCACACCGTCCCCGCTGGATGGTCCCCGGCCCTTCCCTGCTGCTCATGGCCGCCTCAGCTCCAGTCTCTCCAATGTGCTGGAGGACGGCAGCCTTCCGGAGCCCACCATCAGTGGGGACGACACTTCTAATACCAGCAACCCTCAG CAAACCCCTGAGGAGGAGCTGTGCAACCTGCTCACCAATGTGCTGTTCTTGGTGACATGGCGGGGCGTGGAAGGCAGTGATGAGGCCGCCTGGCGGGAACGTGGCCAGGTCTTCTCGGTGCTCACCCAGCTGGGGGCCTCAGCCACACTTGTGCGCCCACCAGACTGCATCAAGCGCAG CCTCCTGGAGATGATGCTGGAGTCAGCCCTGAGCGACATCAAAGAGGCCCCCGCTGGGGTCCTGGCCGGCTTCACCCAGCAGGTGCTTTGGCTGTTGCGCCTACTGCAGGACTTCCTGTGCTCTGAGGGCCATGGCAACCAGGAACTGTGGAGTGAGAAG CTCTTTGAAGGTGTGTGCAGCCTGCTTGATCGCCTGGGAGCCTGGCCACATCTGGCCAACGGTACAGCAGATCTGCGAGAGATGGCACAGATAGGCCTGCACCTTGTGCTTGGCTACATCCTCCTGGAGGACCCACAG CTGCACGCCCAGGCCTATGTGAGGCTGCATGCATTGCTGCAGACTGCAGTGCCCATGCGCCGGGAGGAGGCCTGCTATGTGCTCTCCAAGCTGGAGGCGGCACTGGCGCGGGTGCTGAACACCACCCCCTACAAGACGGCCACTGAGGACCAGGAGCCACCGACAGCTGCTGCCACTGTGGAGCGCTGCTCGTGGCTCGTGCCCCTGGTGCGCACGCTGCTGGACCGTGCCTACGGGCCCCTGGGGCTTCAGTGGGGGCTGCCTTCCCTCCCGCCCACCAACGGCAGCCCCACCTTCTTCGAGGACTTCCAGGCCTTTTGTGCCACACCTGAATGGCGCCACTTCATCGACAAGCAG GTGCAGCCTACCATGTCACAGTTCGAAATGGACACCTACGCTAAGAGCCACGACCTCATGTCAGGCTTCTGGAATTCCTGCTACGACACGCTCATGAGCAGTGGGCAGCGGCGCCAGAAGGAGAGGGCACAGAGTCGTCAGGCCTTCCAG GAGTTGGTGCTGGAACCTGTGCAGCGGCGGGCGCGCCTGGAGGGGCAGCGCTATGCGGCAGCGCTGAAGCAGCAGACCACGCAGCATTCCACTGTCCTGCTGCACTGGGGGGCCCTGTGGCGTCAGCTCTCCAGCCCCTGCGGGCCCTGGGCCCtgag GGACCCGCCCACCCCCCGGTGGAAGATGTCCAGCGTTGAGACATACTCGCGCATGCGTCTGAAGCTGGTGCCCAACCATCACTTCAACTCTCACCTGGAAGCCAGCGCCCTACGGGACAACCTGG GTGAAGCCCCCTTGACACCCACCGAGGAGGCCTCGCTGCCTTTAGCAGTGACTAAAGAGGCCAAAGTCAGCACGCTGCACGAGGAGCTGCAGGAAGACCAGCTGGGCGAGGATGAGCTGGCTTCATTGGAGACCCT GATGGAGGCAGCAGAACTGGACGAACAGCATGAGAAGCTGGTTCTGTCAGCTGAATGCCAACTGGTCACAGTGGTGGCTGTGGTCCCAGGGCTGCTGGAGCTCACCACACAGCACATCTACTTCTACGATTGTAGCACTGAGCGTGTGGAAACTGAGGAGG GCATTGGCCATGACTTCCGGCGCCCGCTGGCCCAGCTGCGCGAGGTCCACCTACGGCGTTTCAACCTGCGCCGTTCAGCACTTGAGCTCTTCTTCATTGATCAGGCCAACTATTTCCTCAACTTCCCATGCAAGGTGGGCGGGACTGCAGCCTCATCTCCTTGCCAAGCCCCCAGGCCCCAACCctgccccatcccaccccacacccaggtACGGAACCAGGTGTACAAGTGGCTCCTGCGCCTGCGACCCCCTACCCAAGGTTACCTAAGCAGCCGCTCCCCCCAGGAGATGCTGCGCGCCTCAGGCCTTACCCAG AAATGGGTACAGCGTGAGATATCCAACTTCGAGTACTTGATGCAACTCAACACCATTGCGGGGCGGACCTACAACGACCTATCTCAGTACCCTGTG TTCCCCTGGGTCCTACAGGACTATGTGTCCCCAACCTTGGATCTCAGCAACCCGGCTGTCTTCCGGGACCTGTCCAAGCCCATCGGTGTGGTGAACCCCAAGCATGCTCAGCTCGTGAGGGAGAA GTATGAGAGCTTTGAGGACCCAGCGGGCACCATTGACAAGTTCCACTATGGCACCCACTATTCCAACGCAGCAGGCGTGATGCACTACCTCATCCGCATGGAGCCCTTCACCTCCCTGCACGTCCAGCTGCAGAGTGGCCG CTTTGACTGCTCTGACCGGCAGTTCCATTCGGTGGCAGCAGCCTGGCAGGCACGCCTGGAGAGCCTGGCTGATGTGAAGGAGCTCATCCCAGAGTTCTTCTACTTCCCCGACTTCCTGGAGAACCAGAACG GCTTTGACCTGGGCTGCCTCCAGCTGACCAATGAGAAGGTGGGTGACGTGGTACTACCCCCATGGGCTCGCTCCCCTGAGGACTTCATCCAGCAGCACCGCCAGGCTCTG gagtcAGAGTATGTGTCTGCCCACCTGCATGAGTGGATCGACCTCATCTTTGGCTACAAGCAGCGGGGCCCGGCTGCGGAGGAGGCCCTCAATGTCTTCTATTACTGCACCTATGAGG GTGCTGTGGACCTGGACCATGTGGCGGATGAGCGGGAACGGAAAGCTCTGGAGGGCATTATCAGCAACTTTGGGCAGACCCCCTGTCAGCTGCTGAAG GAGCCACATCCAGCCCGGCTCTCAGCTGAGGAAGCAGCCCAGCGCCTTGCACGTCTGGACACTAACTCACCTAGCATCTTCCAGCACCTGGACCAGCTCAAAGCCTTCTTCGCAGAG GTCATCAGTGACGGCGTGCCCCTGGTGCTGGCCCTGGTTCCCCACCGGCAACTCCACTCCTTCATGACCCAAGACCTGTTG GTGACTGTGAGTGCCAATGGGCTGCTGGGCACCCACGGCTGGTTGCCCTATGACCGTAACATAAGCAACTACTTCAGGTTCATCAAAGATTCCACCAA GATGCAGCGACTGCTGAGTGGCCCATGGGTACCAGGCAGTGGCGTGAGTGGGCAAGCCCTGGCAGTGGACCCCGATGGAAAGCTGCTGTTCAGTGGTGGCCACTGGGATGGGAGCCTGCGAGTGACTGCGCTCCCCCGGGGCAAGCTGATGAGCCAGCTCAGCCGCCACCTGG ACATAGTGACCTGCCTTGCACTGGACACCTGTGGCATCTACCTCATCTCAGGCTCCCGGGACACCACGTGCATGGTGTGGCGGCTCCTGCAGCAG GGTGGTCTCTCGGTGGGGCTGGCATCAAAGCCTGTGCAGGTCCTATACGGGCACGAGGCTGCAGTGAGCTGTGTGGCCATCAGCACTGAACTTGACATGGCTGTGTCTGGATCTGAG GACGGAACTGTGATCATCCACACTGTACGCCGTGGCCAGTTTGTGGCAGCACTACGGCCCCCAGGGGTCATGTTGCCTGGACCTGTTTCTCACCTGGCGCTGGGGTCTGAGGGCCAGATTGTGGTCCAGAGCTCGACTCGGGAACGTCTGGGGGCTCAG GTCACCTACGCCTTGCACCTGTACTCAGTAAATGGGAAGTTGCGGGCATCACTGCCCCTGGTAGAGCAGCCCACAGCCCTGGCAGTGACAGAGGGCTTTGTTCTGCTGGGCACAGCCCAGTGTGCCCTGCACATCCTCCACCTGAACAA CCTGCTCCCGGCCGCGCCTCCCCTGCCCATGAAGGTGCCCATCCGCAGCGTGGCTGTGACCAAGGAGCACAGCCACGTGCTGGTGGGCCTGGAGGACGGCAAGCTTATCGTGGTGGGCGCGGGGCAGCCCTCTGAG gtGCGCAGCAGCCAGTTCGCGCGGAAGCTGTGGCGGTCCTCACGGCGCATCTCGCAGGTGTCCTCCGGGGAGACAGAGTACAAACCTGCAGAGGCTCGCTGA